Below is a window of Demequina muriae DNA.
CTCCGATGTGGGGGTGCGGGACATCCTCGACCCCATCGACGCGGCCTTCGACGCGGAGTTCCCTGACTTCGCGCCGTGGCCCTGGGGTCGCCAGCCGCACATCGCGACGCTGGTGCGCCACATCCTGCTCGCGGAGCCGCTCGCCGAGCAGTTCGGTGATCGCTTCGCAGGGGTGGACCCCGCACAGGCGCGGGCACTCGCGGCCAGCTTCCGCTTCGACGAGACCGTCGAGCGCTCGGGTCTGTCAGACGTGCTGCGCAGCCACCTGACCGCATGACTCCGGGCGGCGGGGCCGCTACGAGCGCGGCGTGATCACGCCGATGCTCGTGCGGCCCCCGCGCGTTCCTCCGTGCACCGCGACGCGGTCATTGCCAGCGAGCGTGAGCGACAGCACGTCCGGTCCGATCGTGAGGTCGCCCGACACGGGTGCGGGGGACAGGCCCACGACCGTGTCGAGGTCGCCTGCTGCGTCGAGGACGATGCGCCAGCCGCGGGGGAAGGTCAGCCAGAGGTCGCCGTCGCGCCACAACTGAGCGACGTGGTCGTCCATCGCCAACTCGTACGCGACCCCCGCATGCGTGCGGGCGTACGCGACCGCATCGGCCGCCGTGCCGTGGCCCATGCGGGTCGGCGCGAGCGCGCTGCACCAGAGCTCGCCGTCGGGCTGGGGGAGGATTCCGCAGTGGCGCTCGATCGCATCGAGGAACCACAGGATCGCGGGTGAGTAGACCTCGGTGAAGCCCGCGTCGCCGCTCCACGGGTCGAAGCACTGCGGGAAGCGGTCCGCGGCGGCGAGGGCCTCGATCATCGGTGTGCTCAGCATGCCGAGCTCTGCCACACGACCCTGATGCTCGAAGGCGGCAGGGGTGCGAAGCATGGTGAGAGCATTCGTCGGCCCGCCCCACGAGTTCCGGGAGAAGTCGCGGTCGAACCGGGGATCGTCCAGTGCGATCGAGGTGAGGCCGTAGCCCGCCAGGAACTTGGTGCGGTTCATCAGGTAGCGCTCGAGCGCGCGCGAGACCATGGCGCCGTCGCCGATCTCGCAAGCGAGCACCCGCAGCAGCACGTCCGACTGCAGCCGTCGGCGGGTGCCAGTCGCCTCCATGTCGTAGAAGAACTCGTCCTCCTCGTCGAAGCACTCGCGCCACAGGCTCGCCTCGCTCGTCCGGGCGCGCTCGCGCCAGGGCTCCCCGTCCTCCCCGAGCTCCTCGGCGATGAGAGCGAGGTAGGACCGCTGGCACGCGACGTTGGCGGTGAGGTCGGGCGCCACGAGCGGGAGCAGGGGGTCCGAGTCGTCCCAGCGCGTCGCGTCACCGTCAACGCACCGATCTGCGACTCCCCAGAAGCGGGGCGACAGATCATGGCCGGTGTCGAAGGTGCAGAAGGCCTCGACGCCGCCGGTGCCGCGCGTGTCGCGGTGGCGGGCGAGCCACGCATCCATCCGTGCCATCGCCTCGTACATGGTCCGCAGATGGTCGGGGGCTCCGCCGCAGAGCCGGTGGTGGTTCCATACGGCGCGCGCGAGCGGCGACACGATCTGGATCTGACTGAACCCTGGGCCGTCGGACGTGACCTTGTACGGCATGAGGCCGTCGTCGCGCATATGGGTGGCGAACAGTCGGTGGGTCGCCTCGGAGACCTCGGGGGCGAACCGAGTCAGCACCTCGGTGCTCGCCGTGCCCGTGCTCTCGATCCATGCGCCGTGATACACGCCCCCTTCGCTGACGACTGACGCACCTCCGGCGAACGGGCTGATACATTGCGCGAGCTCGCGGAGTGCCTGGTCCCATCGCGCTTCGAGAGTGCCGCCCACGGAGGAAAAGCGCACGCCAGCCTCGAGCAGCCCTGAGCTGAGCGGGTGGTCGGTGCTGAGACCTGCGCGCGCGGCGGCCGATGCGGCATGCAGTCGTGAGCGGGCGTCATCAAGCGAGTTCATGGTTCCATCCTGGTGGACGACAGCGACGGGCGGCCCCGACAGGGGACCGCCCGCCGCTGAGGTGGGTTGAGCCGGTGACTCAGTTCAAGTCGCCCGACAGCTGCTCGATCCAGATCTGCGCCGCCTCCTGCGGAGTGGCGTCGCCGAACAGGACCGCTGCCTCGGCGTCCTGGGTGTACTTGTTCATGTTCGCGCCGCCATCAGGCTGAGGCGGTGCGACGGTGCCGGAGTCGAGCACGGACTGCACATACTCGGCGGCCACCTGGCTCGGTCCCTCGAGCAGCGGTGCCACGACCTCGGCTGTGTCCGGGTTGAAGGGCACGCCGCGAGTGTCGAGGATGAGCTCAGCAGCGGCGGGCTCGTTCAGGAACCAGTCGACCAGCATGGCCGCCTCTTCCGGGTGTGCGGTCGCTGCGTTGATCGACCAGAAGGACGACGGCAGCAGGGCCACGCCAGTCTGGTCGGTGTTCGTCGGGGGCGTCAGCACCGTCGTGGTGCCACCCATCTCATAGGTGCCCACGAGGTTCGAGTATCCGAACGTGATTCCTGCCTGGCCCAGCGTGTACAGCTGCTGGTCCGGGGGCAGCGCCCACCCCGCGGTGATGATGCTCGGGTCCGGGAGTCCGCCGCCGTCGAGCATCTCGAGCTCGATCTCGTACCAGCTGGCGATGTCATCCGCTTCGACAGCGAGCTGGCCCTCCCAGTCGTAGATGCCGAGCTCCGTCTCCTGGGCCGCGTAGGTGCCGATGATGTCCTGCACTCGCAGGTCGAGGCCGTACACGGGCTCGCCGGCCTCGTTCGTGAGGCCGGCGCTGCCGATGGCGTTCGATGCCTCGATCACGTCGTCCCAGGTCCATGACTCGTCCGGGAGGTCCACGCCGGCCTCGGCGAAGATGTCCTCGTTGATGAACGCAGCGGTCGCGTTGCCGCCGGTGGGCAGGCCATACAGCGTGCCGTCCACAACGGCGCTCGTCGTGGAGAAGTCCGGATACTGGTCTGCCTGCACGATGTCGGCGACGGTGCCGATGTCGAGCAGTGCGCCAGCCGCGCCATACTCCTGCGGCTTGGCCCCGCCCAGCGCGAACACGTCCGGCGCGGTCTCGCCGCCGGTGCCGAAGTCCGTCGCGAGTCGGTTGAACAGGTCGTCGGGGCTTCCGACGGGAGTCTGGGTCACCGAGATGTTCGGGTGCTCCGCCTCGAACATCGTGATCACTTCATCGAACAACGCTGCGCGAGCATCGTCGCCCCACCAGGACATCTCCAGCGTGATCGCCTCGTCGGTGGAGCCGTTGTCGTCAGTGCTGCCGGAGCTCTCCGGGTCGGAGTCCGCAGAGCAGGCCGTGAGGACGAGCGCGGTGGCGAGAGCGGCGGTGGCCGCCGCGCCCTTCCGCGCCGGGAAACGGGGTGTACGCGTCATTGCGCCTCTTCTCCTCGTCGGTGGTATCCCACCGGTTGTGGTGCCATGGCCCCGAGGACGTCGCCCCCGGGGAAGAACGATTCATCAGACGCGCTCTCGCCTCTGAGAAACCGCTTTCTCGGAACGTACCATCGGTCGAAAACGCTGTCAACGGAGTGATTGAATCGTTACCGAATTGCGGGTCCGGTCGATGCTCGCACCTCGACGCGGGGTGCGTAGACCACGTTGTCGCCGGGTACGTCGCCAGCCAGCAGCGCGCTCATCCGGGCCCATGCCTCGACGCCGAGTTCGGCATGCCCGACTGAAGCGGTGGTCAGCGATGGGGCAGTGAAGCGGGCGAAGGGAATGTCGTCGAATCCGGTGACCGACACGTCGTCGGGCACCCGGACTCCCAGGTCGATCAGCCCGTTCAGCAGTCCCACCGCAACCAGGTCGTTGAAGGCGAGGGCCGCCGTGGCGCCCGAGTCGCGGACGGCGGTCCTGGCCGCGAAGCCGTCGTCCGACGTCACGCCGGCACGGACTCGATCGACCCGGACGCCGGGCACCGCCGCAGCGAAGTCATCGAGCCCGCGCAGTCGGTGGGCGTTCGAGGCGCTCTGGGGCGGACCCTCGAGGTAGACCAGGTGTCGGTGGCCCAGGTCGTAGACGTGCTGGGCGAGGTCGCGGATCCCGCTGCGGTAGTCGATCGAGAGCGTCGGGGTGTCGATCTCGGGGACGGCACGGTTGATCAGCACCAAGGGGCGCAACGACTCGCTGAGGGCCACCAGCTCGTCGTGCGGCATGCGCGGAGCACACAGCACGATCGCGTCGCACCGTCGCCTGATCTCCGTCGCCAGCAGCGGCTCATCGCTCGGCGACTCGGCGGAATCGGCGACCAGGACGCGGTACCCCTCCTTGCCGGCGGTCTTGCTCAGGCCGGTCAGTACGGCCTGGAACGCGGGGTTGGAGAGGTCGGGGACGACGAACGCCACGGCCTGCGTCTGGCCCAGGGCCAGGCTGCGAGCGGTGTGGTTCGGCATATAGGCGAGCGCCACGGCAGAGGCGCGCACCCTCTCGGCCACGGCCGGGTCGCCAAAGAACCTCCCGTTCATCACGCGGGACACCGTCGCCGGCGACACGTCGGCGTGCCTGGCGACCTCGGCGATGGTGGTCGCATGCCGTTCTCGAGTCACGCGAGCCTCCTCACTTCATCGTCTGGTGACACCATAGTGGCCGATGCGCGGGTCAGGTTTGACGTCCCGCCGCGGCTCGTGCCATGATGCCAGCACACAGCGTGAAACCGCTTTCTCGACCGTGAATGGCCGGGAGCACACAGTCGACAAGGAGGTTGGCGTGAGCAGTCTTGACGAACTCCGCACCATGGCGCGCACGGCGCGTGGGAGCGGAGCGCGGGTCAAGCACAAGGCCCCGGACAATCGCGCGGCATACCTGTTCCTCGCTCCGTGGCTGCTGGGCCTGATCGCCTTCACCGCGGGACCGATGGTGGCGTCGCTCTATCTGTCGTTCACGGACTACAACCTGCTGCAGTCTCCGATCGACAATCCGCCGGACTGGATCGGACTCGGCAACTACGCAGAGATGTTCAGCGACCCGGACTTCTGGAACTCCGTCAGGGTCACCTTGACGTACGTGCTGATCTCTGTGCCGCTGCAGCTGGTCTTGGCGCTCCTGCTGGCGCTGGCGCTCGACAAGGGTCTGCGCGGGCTCTCGATCTACCGGTCGATCTTCTACCTGCCGAGTCTGCTTGGCGGGTCGGTCGCGATCGCGATCCTGTGGCGTCAGGTGTTCGGCAAGGAGGGGCTCGTCAACGGGTTCCTGGCCTGGTTCGGCATCGACGGGCCCGGGTGGATCGGGCACCCGGACTATGCGCTGAGCACGATCATCGTGCTGCACATCTGGACGTTCGGCTCACCGATGGTGATCTTCCTTGCCGGTCTGCGTCAGATTCCTGCTCTCTACTACGAAGCGGCCGAGGTGGACGGTGCGGGTCCGGTGAGGCGGTTCTACTCCATCACCCTGCCGCTCCTGACGCCGATCATCTTCTTCAACCTGGTGCTGCAGATCATCTTCGCCTTCCAGAATTTCACCCAGGCCTATGTGGTCTCGGGAGGCACCGGCGGCCCGGCTGATTCGACGATGTTCTACACGCTGTTCCTCTATCGCGTCGGCTTCCTCGAGTACGACATGGGCCTCGCCTCCGCGATGGCCTGGTTCCTGGTGATCGTGATCGCGGCGTTCACTCTGATCAACTTCTGGCTCTCGAAGTATTGGGTGTTCTATGACGACTGACATCGACCGTCCTGTCCGCACGCGCACGCCCCGAGAGCGAGTGACGTCGTTCGCGAAGCACGCGTCGCTCGTCCTGTTCTCGGCGATTATGATCTACCCCTTGGTGTGGCTCGTGATCTCGAGCTTCAAGCCGAATGCGGACATCTTCCGGGACCTCAGCATCTTCACCACTGACCTCACGGTCGAGAACTACATCAACGGGTGGAACGACCTGCAGCACCCGTTCAGCGTCTTCCTGCTGAACTCCACGATCATCTCGGCCGCCTCGATCATCGGGAACCTGCTGTCCTGCTCGCTCGCCGCATATGCGTTCGCCCGGCTGCGGTTCCGCTTCCGCAACCTGCTGTTCGCGCTGATGCTGATGACGATCATGCTGCCGTTCCAGGTGACGCTCATTCCGCAGTTCACGATCTTCAAGGAACTGGGCTGGCTGAATACCTTCCTCCCACTCATCGTGCCCAAGTTCCTGGCAGTGGACGCATTCTTCATCTTCCTGATGGTGCAGTTCATCCGTGCGCTTCCACGGGAGATCTTCGAGGCCGCGCGCATCGACGGCGCTGGGCATCTGCGCACCTTCATCCAGGTCACGCTGCCGCTGATGATCCCGGCGTTGGCCACCACGGCCATCTTCACGTTCATCTGGACGTGGTCGGACTTCTTCGGGCCA
It encodes the following:
- a CDS encoding MGH1-like glycoside hydrolase domain-containing protein codes for the protein MNSLDDARSRLHAASAAARAGLSTDHPLSSGLLEAGVRFSSVGGTLEARWDQALRELAQCISPFAGGASVVSEGGVYHGAWIESTGTASTEVLTRFAPEVSEATHRLFATHMRDDGLMPYKVTSDGPGFSQIQIVSPLARAVWNHHRLCGGAPDHLRTMYEAMARMDAWLARHRDTRGTGGVEAFCTFDTGHDLSPRFWGVADRCVDGDATRWDDSDPLLPLVAPDLTANVACQRSYLALIAEELGEDGEPWRERARTSEASLWRECFDEEDEFFYDMEATGTRRRLQSDVLLRVLACEIGDGAMVSRALERYLMNRTKFLAGYGLTSIALDDPRFDRDFSRNSWGGPTNALTMLRTPAAFEHQGRVAELGMLSTPMIEALAAADRFPQCFDPWSGDAGFTEVYSPAILWFLDAIERHCGILPQPDGELWCSALAPTRMGHGTAADAVAYARTHAGVAYELAMDDHVAQLWRDGDLWLTFPRGWRIVLDAAGDLDTVVGLSPAPVSGDLTIGPDVLSLTLAGNDRVAVHGGTRGGRTSIGVITPRS
- a CDS encoding ABC transporter substrate-binding protein; the protein is MTRTPRFPARKGAAATAALATALVLTACSADSDPESSGSTDDNGSTDEAITLEMSWWGDDARAALFDEVITMFEAEHPNISVTQTPVGSPDDLFNRLATDFGTGGETAPDVFALGGAKPQEYGAAGALLDIGTVADIVQADQYPDFSTTSAVVDGTLYGLPTGGNATAAFINEDIFAEAGVDLPDESWTWDDVIEASNAIGSAGLTNEAGEPVYGLDLRVQDIIGTYAAQETELGIYDWEGQLAVEADDIASWYEIELEMLDGGGLPDPSIITAGWALPPDQQLYTLGQAGITFGYSNLVGTYEMGGTTTVLTPPTNTDQTGVALLPSSFWSINAATAHPEEAAMLVDWFLNEPAAAELILDTRGVPFNPDTAEVVAPLLEGPSQVAAEYVQSVLDSGTVAPPQPDGGANMNKYTQDAEAAVLFGDATPQEAAQIWIEQLSGDLN
- a CDS encoding LacI family DNA-binding transcriptional regulator, whose protein sequence is MTRERHATTIAEVARHADVSPATVSRVMNGRFFGDPAVAERVRASAVALAYMPNHTARSLALGQTQAVAFVVPDLSNPAFQAVLTGLSKTAGKEGYRVLVADSAESPSDEPLLATEIRRRCDAIVLCAPRMPHDELVALSESLRPLVLINRAVPEIDTPTLSIDYRSGIRDLAQHVYDLGHRHLVYLEGPPQSASNAHRLRGLDDFAAAVPGVRVDRVRAGVTSDDGFAARTAVRDSGATAALAFNDLVAVGLLNGLIDLGVRVPDDVSVTGFDDIPFARFTAPSLTTASVGHAELGVEAWARMSALLAGDVPGDNVVYAPRVEVRASTGPAIR
- a CDS encoding carbohydrate ABC transporter permease — protein: MSSLDELRTMARTARGSGARVKHKAPDNRAAYLFLAPWLLGLIAFTAGPMVASLYLSFTDYNLLQSPIDNPPDWIGLGNYAEMFSDPDFWNSVRVTLTYVLISVPLQLVLALLLALALDKGLRGLSIYRSIFYLPSLLGGSVAIAILWRQVFGKEGLVNGFLAWFGIDGPGWIGHPDYALSTIIVLHIWTFGSPMVIFLAGLRQIPALYYEAAEVDGAGPVRRFYSITLPLLTPIIFFNLVLQIIFAFQNFTQAYVVSGGTGGPADSTMFYTLFLYRVGFLEYDMGLASAMAWFLVIVIAAFTLINFWLSKYWVFYDD
- a CDS encoding carbohydrate ABC transporter permease produces the protein MTTDIDRPVRTRTPRERVTSFAKHASLVLFSAIMIYPLVWLVISSFKPNADIFRDLSIFTTDLTVENYINGWNDLQHPFSVFLLNSTIISAASIIGNLLSCSLAAYAFARLRFRFRNLLFALMLMTIMLPFQVTLIPQFTIFKELGWLNTFLPLIVPKFLAVDAFFIFLMVQFIRALPREIFEAARIDGAGHLRTFIQVTLPLMIPALATTAIFTFIWTWSDFFGPLIYLRLPETFPVSVALKGFLDVQSSSDFGSMFAMSVVSLLPLFVVFLVGQRYLIKGFATTGLK